The nucleotide sequence AGCTCGGGCTGCGGTCCGAAGAGTTGGAGCTGCACGTCCCACGCGGTGGCGAGCAGGTCCCCCCGGCCGTCGGCGGCAGCCGCTCGTGCCGAGACGATGGCTTCTACCCGGTCGAGGCGTTCCCGGTGGTGGGCCCGCAGTTCGTCGATGCGCCGGGCAAGGTCCTCGATGGGGTGGCGGTGCCCGGGCAACACGAGCCGGGCGGGAAGCTGCTGCACGCGCTCGAGCGAGCGCAGGTACTCGATCAGCGGGTTGATGCGGGAGTGGGGCCAGAGGCTGATGTTGGGCGTGATGGGGCGCAGGATGAGGTCGTCGGCCACGAGCAGGCGCTCGTCCGGTTCCCACAGCACGAGCAGGCCCTCGGAGTGGCCCGGCGTCCACAACACCTCGAACGACCGGCGTCCCACCCGGATCCGGGAGCCCTCGGCCAGCGGGGTCAAGCGGGGGAGCGGGTGCACCATGGCCACCTGCTGCAGGTGGTGTGCCGGGAGCTGGCGGGTTACCTCGCCGGGCACGCCGTGGCGCACGAACTGCGCTTCGATCGCCTCTCCCGCGTCGCTGCCCCCGTCCCAGAACCGTTCGACTTGCGGCAACTCCTTGTCCAGGATCAGCACGGGCGCATGGCACCGTTGCTGGAGCCAGCCGGCGCAGCCGATGTGGTCGGGGTGATAGTGGGTCACCACGATCTGCTCGATGTCGGCAAAGCCGATGCCGAGCTCGCCCAGGACCTGTTCCCAGCGAGCCTCGGCTTGCGGGGTGTGATGCCCGGCATCCACGACGGTCCAGCCGGCGTCGCCCTCGATCAGGTAGCTGTTCACGTAGCGAAGCGGCACCGGGATGGCGATCGGGACCCGCCAGATCCCCGGGAACACCTCTTCGTGCGGCGGATCTGCATGCACCACGGGCAAGCCCCCCACACGCTCCCGGGATTCGACGCCCGGGGACCTCTCCCTTGGGATCCTCCGGGGGAGAACGGGCCGGGGGAGGGGCAACGGGGAGAGACGGCGAGCGGGGTATCGCTGCGGGGAAAAGGACGCGGGTCCAGGCTACCCGGCCCTGCCGTCCGGGATTGCTGCAGGGGAGGGCGATAGTTAAACTAAACTCGCCCAGACAGAAACGGGCCGCTTGGAAGGTGTTCCATGCAAGCACGTGGTCGGAGCCGTAGCTCTGAGCGTGGGAGGATAGCGCACCTAACTATGGTCATGGCGCTGGGTGCGCTACTGGGGATGGCGAGCCTCCTCCGGGGGGATCCCGGCCGTGCCATGGGCGTCGACCCGCTCTCGTGGCGGCCCTCGGGAGAGACGGAGGCACGGTTTCTCGGCATCGTGCGGCAGAGTGAGGACCACTCCTGCGGTTACGCCGCGGTCGCGACGGTGCTCGCGTCGCTGGGTCACCCTGTGAGCGAGCGGGAGCTCATGGACGGCACCGGGCCCGGAGCGAGGTTGCGACCCGCGTCGGTGGCCGATCTGATCCGGGTGTTCGAGCGCCACGGCGTGCGGGCCCACGCGGTCCGCAGCAGTTGGGAGCAGCTCCGATCCTACTTCGCACGATTCACGCGGCCCGCCGTCGCGCTGGTCGACCACGGCCGTCGCCACTTCACGGTGCTGCTGGCGGCCGATGCCGACGCCGTGTACCTGGCCGACCCGAGCCTCGGGCACCGGGTCTTGAGTCCCACCCGCTTCCGGGCCGGCTGGACCGGCGTGCTCGTACTGGTCGACCCCGGCGGCCGGCTGGGTTCTTCCGGATCCGGAAGCGAGACGGCGGTGGTAGAGGCGTTGCGGCAGATGCGCAAGAGACATCGCCTGCTCATGCGGTGGCCGGTGGGTGACGGCTGGGCAGGCGGCGGGAGGTGAGGAAGGTGGCCTGGATCTCGAGGGACAGAGCTCACCGGGTGGCCCTGGTCGGCGTGACGGTTGCCTCCTGGCTTGGTCTCGGTGGCATGTCCGGCTCGGGGTGCCGCGCCGCCGGCTTCATCCAGCCCGGCCCGGTCGATGGGTGGAGAGTGCGTCTTTCGATCGAGCGGGCCGCTTCCCCGGGAGGGACCTGGCCGGAGTGGCGGGAGGAGCCCACGTCCGTGGGCCTGGAAGGCTCTCGTCGCTGGGTGTGGAGCGCCGCAGGGGTGGAGTGGCGATCGACCGCCGGCGCTTCGTGGCGGGCAGTGCATCGACCCGGCCGGTCAGACCTCGAGTGGCCTCTCGGGCCGGACGCAGGGCCGTCCGGGAGCTGGGGCGTCCTTTTCGAAGGCGCCAGCCTCGCCCTCACCGCCTCCGCCCGCGACGAGGCGGACGCATCGAGCCGCGAGTGGAGCGTGGCGCTGGGAGTGCAGGCGCCCGACGACGGCGGGCCGTGGTATCCGGTGCAGACCATCGGGATGACATGGGCCTGGGTCATGGATCCCGCTTTGGTCGCCGTCGGGGGGGCGATGAGCGCGGGCGGGGGCAGCGCTCCTCTTGCCAGGTGGACTTTGCAGGGCCAGTGGGTCCACGTGCTTTCGGACCGCCTGGGCCTGCATGGTTCGGTGGAAGCGGGGTGGAGCCTCCCCGGCCGGGAGCTGGCGGCCCGCGTGGCGTCGGGCCTGACCCTCTTCCGGGACAGCCGGAAGGACGTATCGGTGACGGTCTCGTGGAGGCTGGACGACCCGGGCGCCTATGCGCTCTGGGCGGAGTTGCAGTGGCCCTCGGACGGGGCGTAGGCGGGGCCGGCAAGACAGAAGGCGTGTACGGGCGTGAAGGGAGGAGCACGGTGGCGACTCACGGTTGGCGGGCGGTAGCAGCAGCGGTGCTGGTGTCGGCGCTGGCAGTGGTGGTCCCCGCGCCGGCGGCCGGCGCGGCCGAGGTGGCAGGTCCCTTCGACCCGGCGGATTTTGGCGTGCCTCTGGGTCCGGAGGAGCAGCAACAGCTCTCGGGGGAGTGGTGGCCCATCGCCGTCGGAGCGGCTATCGGAGCCGTGGACGGCGCGTACAGCTACGCTCGCTCGTGCGGCTATCACCCACGCTCCGGGCGGTACTGGACCGGCATGGCGGCCGCCGCCCTGGTCGGGGGCGGCCTGGGTGCCATCAACGGGAGCATCCAGGTCGGCATGCGCGCGGCCCGGGCCGGCCTTCAGGCGGGATACTCCATCTACTCGTGGGCCCGCACCAAGGTCGTCAACGAGATCAGCGGCAGGGCCTGGAGCAGCTGGAGCCGGCACTGGTAGGGAGGACCCGGCGGGAGAGCGGCCCGCGCGTGGTGACGCAACGGTAGGAGGAGGGCGGCCGGCCCCGCCTTCTTCTTCACGTCGAGCAGCCTACCCCGATGGGCAGCGGAAGGGGCACACTCATGGCAACGGCCAAGTCGAAGCCACGTCCACGGTTCTCCTGGTGGGGGTTACTCGTCTCCCAGCTGGCGGTCGTGCTGGGCACGGAGCTCGTGGTGTGGTGGGACGTCGGTTTGTTCTGGACTATCGGGTGCATGAGCTACGCCGCCGGTTACGCGATGTTCAACTTCCATCCCCCGTACAGGGAGCCCGCACGTCACCTTGCCATCACGTACGGGGTCTGGTTGGCCGGCATGGTCGCCGACAAGCTGATTCCCTTCCACCTGGTGCCTCCCGGGCCGTGAACCCGCTGCCGGGCGACCAGTCGCCGCCGGTGCGGCCGGCCCGTAACGCGCGGGCGTGCGGCGAAGGTTTACGAGGGGGTCATGGTGGCCGCAACCTCGATGTGCTATGCTGCCATGAGCAGGCCGGACGCAGGTGCCGGCACGGCGGGGCCGTCCACGGGACGGGAGGGCGGACCTTGCGAAGGGGTTAACGACCGGTGGGTTTGGAGTTGGGCTGGCAATGGATTGTGATTGCGCTCGCCGCGTATCTGTTGGGCTCTGTGCCGGTGGGGTACGTGACGGCCAAGCGCAAGGGCGGCATCGACATTCGCCGCCACGGAAGCGGTAACGTCGGCGCCACCAACGTGACCCGGGTGCTCGGAGTGCGGGCGGGCGCGATCGTCCTGGCAGGCGACGTGGCCAAGGGGGCCCTCGCCGCCTGGCTGGGCATGCGCCTCGGGGGCGTCAATGGCGCCGTGCTGGCGGGCGTGCTGGCCGTGGTCGGGCACGCATGGCCCGTCTTCCTGCGCTTTTCCGGGGGGAAGAGCGTGGCCACGGCCCTGGGCGCGGTCGTGGTCGTCTCCGGGTGGGTCGCGGGCGCGCTGATCCTGACGTGGGGCCTGGTGGTGCTGGCGACTCGCTACGTGTCGCTGGCCTCCATGGTGAGTGCCTCCAGCGCGCCCGTGTGGCTGTGGCTGGCCTACCACGACCATGCCGTCTTGGTCGGCGGGCTCGTGATGACGGTGGTGGTCATCCTGCGCCACCGCTCCAATGTGCGGCGGTTGGTCCAGGGGGCAGAGCACAGGGCTTACTGAGGCGGCCGGCCCGTGGCGGTTGCGTGCGGCCGGCTGCCAGGGTATCCTTGACCTGGTAGCCCGTTCGACAAGCGAGCGAGTTCCCAGCCCCTGGTGCCAGGGCGCGTAGCCCTGGCTTAAAGTGGGGAAGTCCGGTGAAAGTCCGGCGCTGTCCCGCAGCGGTAACCGGGGCGAGCGCGGCCCAGCCGTGGCCCCGCCCGGAAGCCCGAATACCTGCCAGGGGAGCCCACAGGTGACGCCCAGGTAAGGGCGCCTCTCGAGGAAGGGGAGTGGCAAGGGTGTGCACCCGTCCCGGCTTTTCCGGTCCAGGCCGCCTGGGGTGGCCGGCTCTCCTGGTGGCCGTCTTGCTGCTGACCGGTGTCGCCATCCCGGCGCTTGCGGCGACCAGTTACCCGCTCACGGCGCAGGACGCCCTTGGGGTGACCAGGACCCTGCCGTCCGAGCCCCAGCGTATCATCTCGCTGGTCCCGTCGATCACGGAGGATCTCTGCGCCATCGGTGCGTGCGACCGGCTGGTGGGCGTCGACGACTACTCCGACTACCCCGAAAGCGTCAGGCGGCTGCCCCGCCTCGGGGGCGTCTACGACCCCAATCCGGAGCGGATCCTGGCGCTCGAGCCCGACCTGGTCCTGCTCAGCAAGTACGGTAAGCTGGCCCAAACCCTCTCCCAGGCAGGCGTCACCGTCTTCGTGATGGAGACGGAGCGCTTCGAGCACATTTTCGACAACATCGAGACCCTGGGGCTTCTGCTCGACCGCCAGGCCGAGGCGCGGGCCCTCAACGAGCGCCTGCGGGCCGAAGTCTCCCGGATCGCAGCCTCGGTTGCCGGGCGACCTCGCCCCACCGTCTACTACGAGATCGACGAGACGCCCTACTCGGTGGGACCCGACTCGTTCATCGGGACGCTCTTGGAGAAGGCCGGAGGGCGCAACGTCGTGCCGGCCAGCCTCGGTACGTTCCCGAAGATCAGCCCGGAGCTGGTCATCGCCGCAGACCCCGACGTGATCCTCCTCGGAGATGCCCCTTACGGGGTGACCCCGCAAAAACTCGCCTCGCGCCCCGGCTGGTCTCGTCTGCGGGCGCTGCGCGAGGGGCGAGTCGTGGCGCTGACCCAGGCGCAGGTCGACGTGCTCAACCGGCCGGGCCCGCGGGTGGTGGAGGCGCTGCGTTTCCTGGTCGAGGCGCTCCATTCCACCGGGAAGCGAGCGGCGAGCGGCCCATGAAAGAGGCGGGGACGCTGCGGGCGCACGCCGCCTCCGCTTCGGCGTCGGCCCCGGTCGCGCGGGTGCAGCGGTGGCTTGCCCGGCTGGCGGCCCCATGGCCGGGCCTGGGGTGGGCCGTGCTGGCGGCAGGGCTGGCGGGTGTGGCGGTGTTCGCCGCCCGGTGGGGAAGCATCGGGGTCACGTGGACCGACGTCGCGCGGGGACTGCTCGGCGGGATGACGGGCGAGCCACTCGAAGGGCGGGCGGCCATCGTGTGGCAGCTCCGGGTGCCCCGGGTCCTGGCGGGGATGCTGGCCGGGGCCGCCCTGGGCGTCTCAGGGGCCGCCCTGCAGGGGCTGTTTCGCAATCCGCTGGCCGACCCGTACTTGATGGGGGTGGCGCCGGGCGCCATCTTCGGCGTGGCGGTCGCGCTGAGCGTGGCCGGCGCCGCCGCACCGGCGTTCGCAGGAAAGGTGGCCGCGGCGCAGGCGGCCGCCTACGTGCCCGCCGCGGCGTTCGTGGGCGCGCTGGGGGCGGTGCTGGCTGCCGTGGTGCTGGCCCACACCGCAGGGGGCCGCCGCACCACCGATCTCATCCTGGCCGGCGTGGTCGTGGGAAGCGTGCTGACCGCCGCCACCACGTACCTGATGCTGCGAGATGCCGACCGGATCCGGTCGGTGTTCGCGTGGACGCTGGGTAACCTCTCGCTGGTCGGATGGCCGGAGCTGGGCGCCGCGCTGCCGTACGGCGTGGCCGGCATGCTGCCGCTGCTCGGCGCAGGGCGTGTGCTCAACGCCATGCAACTGGGCGAGGACGTGGCCCAGAGCCTTGGCATCCCGGTGCAGCGGCTGAAGCTCGGCCTCATCGCGGCTGCCTCCCTGGCGACGGCCGCCGTGGTGTCCCAGGTCGGGGTGATCGGGTTCGTGGGGCTGGTGGTGCCCCACGCCGTGAGGCGCCTGGCGGGGAGCGACTACCGGAGGGTCCTGCCGGCCTCTGCCCTGGGCGGAGCCATGTTGCTGGTGCTGGCCGACCTGGTTGCCCGGATGGCGGCCAGGCCGGCGGAACTGCCCGTGGGGGTCGTGACCGCTCTCGTCGGGGGCCCCTTTTTCCTCTACCTGCTGCGCAAAGGGCATGGGCATGCTCCGTCTTGAGGGGATCTGGCACCGCTACGGAGCCATCGAGGCGCTACGGGGCGTGTCGCTCGAGTGGGGCCCCGGCCTCACCATGGTGCTGGGGCCCAACGGGAGCGGCAAGACGACGCTCTTGAGGATAGCCGCCGGCTTGGTTGCGCCGCTCGGGGGGAGGGTCCTGCTCCAGGGCCGGCCCCTGGCCCGGCAAACGGGCTGGCAGCGCGGCCGGCTCATCGCTTACGTCCCGCAAGACGGCCCGCTGCCGGAGGGCATGACGGTCTACCAGGTGGTCATGCTGGGACGCTTGCCCCACCTGGGATGGCTGGGTGCCGAAGGCCAGGAAGACGTGCGGGCCGTGCAAGAGGCGATGCACCTGGCTTCCGTCGAGGCGCTGCGGGATCGCCCGGTCCAGGAGCTCTCCGGCGGGGAACGTCAGCGGGTTCGCATCGCCAGGGCACTGTCGACCCGGGCCCCGGTCCTCTTGCTGGACGAGCCGGAGAGTCACCTCGACCTCTCCCACCAGTCTGCCCTTGCCGGCATCCTGCGCCGCCAGGCCGTGGAGGGCCACACCGTGGTCATGGTCGTGCACGACCCCAACCTGGCGGCCCTCGCCGACCGCGTGATCGTGCTGGCGGGGGGGCGGGTGGTCGCGGACGGCCCTCCCGCCCACGTGCTGGTGGATCGTGTCATGGCGGCTATCTATGGGGACGGCTTCAGAATCGTGCAGGCTCACGACGGCCTGCGGGCCGTCGTGCCCTCGGCCGGATGAGCGGGCGTCCGGGGCGACTTGAACACGGCCCACAACAGCCCCAGGGCCGGGACCAGCAGCGCGAGCCCGGGGAGGGAGATGCCGATGACCGTCGACACCACCCCGGCGGGCGCGGCCGCCTCCTGCAGGCTCAACGTGGGATAGACCACGTAAGGCCCCCGCGCCAGCGCGAACGACCCGACCATGCCGGCCACCTGCAGTGCGGCCAGGACGCGGGCGGCCGGATAGTCGCGCCGCCAGAGCGACGTCGCGGCGAGGACGGCAGCGACCAGGCCGCCGGCGGTGACCGGCAGGGCCGGCGGGGCGAAAAGCCTATCGGCGAGCGCGGGAGCCGCCTCGGCGAGGCTCCCCAGGCTCATGAGGGTGAGGCCCGCCACCACCCCTGCCGACGCCAGGGCCCGCCTGCGAAACAGGGCCTGCAGCTCGCCGCCGGTCTCCAGGGTCATGAAGACGGCGGCAACGTAGGCGCTGGTGGCCGCCGCCAGCAACCCCACCCCGAGCGAGAGCGGCGACCACCACCCCGCCGATCCCAGCGGCCGGTCAGCGACCAGCGGCGTGCCGCCCTCCCCCGGCGTCAGGAGCCCTACGGTCATGCCCATCAAGAGGGGCGTCAGGAGGCTCGCTACCCCGAAAACCCACGACCAGGCTCCCCGGCGGCCTCCGACCTGCGCCTCGGGCGCGGGGCGCAGGG is from Limnochorda sp. L945t and encodes:
- a CDS encoding MBL fold metallo-hydrolase, with product MVHADPPHEEVFPGIWRVPIAIPVPLRYVNSYLIEGDAGWTVVDAGHHTPQAEARWEQVLGELGIGFADIEQIVVTHYHPDHIGCAGWLQQRCHAPVLILDKELPQVERFWDGGSDAGEAIEAQFVRHGVPGEVTRQLPAHHLQQVAMVHPLPRLTPLAEGSRIRVGRRSFEVLWTPGHSEGLLVLWEPDERLLVADDLILRPITPNISLWPHSRINPLIEYLRSLERVQQLPARLVLPGHRHPIEDLARRIDELRAHHRERLDRVEAIVSARAAAADGRGDLLATAWDVQLQLFGPQPELIGTRFAVAEALSHLEWLVEHGRLRHAVEEPVIRYAPA
- a CDS encoding C39 family peptidase, with the protein product MVMALGALLGMASLLRGDPGRAMGVDPLSWRPSGETEARFLGIVRQSEDHSCGYAAVATVLASLGHPVSERELMDGTGPGARLRPASVADLIRVFERHGVRAHAVRSSWEQLRSYFARFTRPAVALVDHGRRHFTVLLAADADAVYLADPSLGHRVLSPTRFRAGWTGVLVLVDPGGRLGSSGSGSETAVVEALRQMRKRHRLLMRWPVGDGWAGGGR
- the plsY gene encoding glycerol-3-phosphate 1-O-acyltransferase PlsY, coding for MGLELGWQWIVIALAAYLLGSVPVGYVTAKRKGGIDIRRHGSGNVGATNVTRVLGVRAGAIVLAGDVAKGALAAWLGMRLGGVNGAVLAGVLAVVGHAWPVFLRFSGGKSVATALGAVVVVSGWVAGALILTWGLVVLATRYVSLASMVSASSAPVWLWLAYHDHAVLVGGLVMTVVVILRHRSNVRRLVQGAEHRAY
- a CDS encoding ABC transporter substrate-binding protein; this encodes MAVLLLTGVAIPALAATSYPLTAQDALGVTRTLPSEPQRIISLVPSITEDLCAIGACDRLVGVDDYSDYPESVRRLPRLGGVYDPNPERILALEPDLVLLSKYGKLAQTLSQAGVTVFVMETERFEHIFDNIETLGLLLDRQAEARALNERLRAEVSRIAASVAGRPRPTVYYEIDETPYSVGPDSFIGTLLEKAGGRNVVPASLGTFPKISPELVIAADPDVILLGDAPYGVTPQKLASRPGWSRLRALREGRVVALTQAQVDVLNRPGPRVVEALRFLVEALHSTGKRAASGP
- a CDS encoding FecCD family ABC transporter permease encodes the protein MKEAGTLRAHAASASASAPVARVQRWLARLAAPWPGLGWAVLAAGLAGVAVFAARWGSIGVTWTDVARGLLGGMTGEPLEGRAAIVWQLRVPRVLAGMLAGAALGVSGAALQGLFRNPLADPYLMGVAPGAIFGVAVALSVAGAAAPAFAGKVAAAQAAAYVPAAAFVGALGAVLAAVVLAHTAGGRRTTDLILAGVVVGSVLTAATTYLMLRDADRIRSVFAWTLGNLSLVGWPELGAALPYGVAGMLPLLGAGRVLNAMQLGEDVAQSLGIPVQRLKLGLIAAASLATAAVVSQVGVIGFVGLVVPHAVRRLAGSDYRRVLPASALGGAMLLVLADLVARMAARPAELPVGVVTALVGGPFFLYLLRKGHGHAPS
- a CDS encoding ABC transporter ATP-binding protein, which codes for MLRLEGIWHRYGAIEALRGVSLEWGPGLTMVLGPNGSGKTTLLRIAAGLVAPLGGRVLLQGRPLARQTGWQRGRLIAYVPQDGPLPEGMTVYQVVMLGRLPHLGWLGAEGQEDVRAVQEAMHLASVEALRDRPVQELSGGERQRVRIARALSTRAPVLLLDEPESHLDLSHQSALAGILRRQAVEGHTVVMVVHDPNLAALADRVIVLAGGRVVADGPPAHVLVDRVMAAIYGDGFRIVQAHDGLRAVVPSAG
- a CDS encoding cytochrome d ubiquinol oxidase subunit II, whose protein sequence is MTVPIPSHLQAGLLVLVALGLYALFGGADFGGGIWDLFASGPSAARQRGAIARAMGPVWEVNHVWLIFALVVAFTAFPSGFSTITVALFWPLHLALAGLILRGAAFALRPAPEAQVGGRRGAWSWVFGVASLLTPLLMGMTVGLLTPGEGGTPLVADRPLGSAGWWSPLSLGVGLLAAATSAYVAAVFMTLETGGELQALFRRRALASAGVVAGLTLMSLGSLAEAAPALADRLFAPPALPVTAGGLVAAVLAATSLWRRDYPAARVLAALQVAGMVGSFALARGPYVVYPTLSLQEAAAPAGVVSTVIGISLPGLALLVPALGLLWAVFKSPRTPAHPAEGTTARRPS